A single genomic interval of Heliangelus exortis chromosome 11, bHelExo1.hap1, whole genome shotgun sequence harbors:
- the RHCG gene encoding ammonium transporter Rh type C: MERPRHQGMVKNTSMRWRLPLVCLLWEVAMIVLFGVFVRFSPEADAHWEKEKQEMNLTSDMENDFYFRYPSFQDVHVMIFVGFGFLMTFLKRYGFGAVGFNFLLAAFGIQWALLMQGWFHSFKSGKILIGVENLINADFCVGSVCIAFGAILGKSSPIQLLVMTLLQVTLFSVNEYILLNLLHVKDAGGSMTIHTFGAYFGLTVTRILYRPNLERCKDKQGSVYHSDLFAMIGTLYLWMYWPSFNSAVSDHGDAQHRAAINTYCSLAACVLTTMAFSSMLQKKGKLDMVHIQNATLAGGVAVGTSAEMMLPPYGSLIVGFICGVVSTVGYVYLTPFLESKLHIQDTCGIHNLHAMPGLIGGIVGAITAAAATEDVYGKEGFIKTFDFTGTYQTRTASVQGGFQAAGIVVSLLMAFAGGALVGAILKLPIWGDAAAENCFEDNVYWEVPEDEEGDAYHMHNPDKPASP, translated from the exons ATGGAGCGGCCGAGGCACCAGGGGATGGTGAAGAACACATCCATGCGCTGGCGGCTGCCGCTCGTCTGCCTCCTCTGGGAGGTGGCCATGATCGTCCTCTTTGGGGTCTTCGTGCGCTTCAGCCCTGAAGCTGATGCACActgggagaaagagaagcaagagaTGAACCTGACCAGTGACATGGAGAATGATTTCTACTTCCGATATCCAT CTTTCCAGGATGTCCATGTGATGATCTTTGTGGGCTTTGGATTCCTTATGACATTCCTCAAGCGTTATGGATTCGGAGCTGTGGGTTTCAATTTCCTCCTTGCTGCCTTTGGCATCCAGTGGGCTCTCCTGATGCAAGGCTGGTTCCACTCTTTCAAGAGTGGGAAGATCCTCATTGGAGTGGAGAA CCTGATCAATGCTGATTTCTGTGTGGGCTCTGTGTGCATTGCCTTTGGGGCCATCCTGGGCAAAAGCAGCCCCATACAGCTCCTTGTCATGACTTTGCTTCAAGTCACACTCTTCTCAGTGAATGAGTACATCCTCCTCAACCTGCTCCAC GTTAAGGATGCTGGTGGCTCCATGACTATTCACACCTTTGGAGCCTACTTTGGCCTCACAGTGACACGCATCCTCTACAGACCCAACCTGGAGCGGTGTAAGGACAAGCAGGGCTCTGTGTACCACTCTGACCTCTTTGCTATGATTG gtACCCTGTATCTATGGATGTACTGGCCCAGTTTTAACTCAGCAGTTTCTGACCATGGGGATGCCCAGCACCGGGCTGCCATTAACACATACTGCTCACTGGCTGCTTGTGTCCTCACCACAATGGCCTTTTCCAGCATGCTGCAGAAGAAGGGCAAGCTTGACATG GTCCACATCCAGAATGCAACGCTGGCAGGCGGCGTGGCCGTGGGCACCAGTGCAGAGATGATGCTGCCTCCATATGGCTCCCTCATTGTTGGGTTCATCTGTGGCGTCGTGTCCACAGTGGGGTATGTCTACCTCACG CCTTTTTTGGAGTCGAAGTTGCACATCCAGGATACATGTGGCATTCACAACCTCCATGCCATGCCTGGCCTTATTGGGGGCATTGTGGGGGCCatcactgcagctgcagccacagaggATGTGTATGGAAAGGAAGG GTTCATCAAGACCTTTGACTTCACTGGCACATACCAGACACGGACAGCCAGTGTCCAGGGAGGGTTCCAGGCGGCCGGCATTGTGGTGTCTCTGCTGATGGCTTTTGCCGGGGGGGCCCTTGTGG GGGCCATCCTGAAGCTTCCTATCTGGGGCGATGCCGCCGCCGAAAACTGCTTTGAGGACAACGTTTACTGGGAG GTGCCGGAGGATGAGGAGGGTGACGCGTACCACATGCACAACCCCGACAAACCCGCCTCGCCCTGA